The following proteins are co-located in the Candidatus Methylacidithermus pantelleriae genome:
- a CDS encoding NADP-dependent oxidoreductase, whose translation MKAVRIHSFGGPEVLQYEEAPLPVLQEGDLLVKVHAAGVNPVDWKVREGRLQARLNHKLPLILGWDFSGVVVQQGPGTSRFAWGDEVFARPDIRRDGSYAEYIAVREVEVARKPRSLDHIRSAVIPLAALTAWQSLFDAAKLEPGQTVLVHAAAGGVGHFAVQLAKIWGAQVIATASARNHDFVYELGADEVVDYTQVPFEERIKDVDVVFDTVGGETQERSWKVLRPGGILVSILSPPQAPSDTRRLRGAYVFVEPNAEELAQIAELVDQGKLRPYVSQVFGLSEARKAHELSQTGHVRGKLALDVSR comes from the coding sequence ATGAAAGCCGTTCGCATTCATTCCTTTGGAGGACCCGAGGTTTTGCAGTATGAGGAAGCCCCTCTTCCTGTGCTGCAGGAGGGGGATCTCCTTGTCAAGGTTCATGCGGCAGGAGTTAACCCCGTCGACTGGAAAGTGCGGGAAGGAAGGCTGCAGGCAAGACTCAACCACAAGCTCCCGTTGATTCTTGGGTGGGATTTTTCGGGCGTGGTGGTCCAGCAAGGTCCGGGAACTAGCCGGTTTGCTTGGGGGGACGAAGTCTTTGCGCGGCCTGACATCCGCCGGGATGGTTCCTATGCCGAATATATTGCGGTCCGGGAAGTGGAAGTAGCACGCAAGCCCAGGTCGTTGGATCATATTCGGAGTGCCGTCATCCCCTTGGCAGCGCTAACGGCATGGCAAAGCCTTTTTGATGCGGCCAAGCTCGAGCCTGGGCAAACAGTTCTTGTGCATGCGGCGGCGGGGGGAGTGGGACATTTTGCTGTTCAGCTGGCCAAAATTTGGGGAGCTCAAGTCATCGCCACGGCTTCGGCTCGGAATCACGACTTTGTTTACGAACTGGGGGCGGACGAAGTCGTGGATTACACACAGGTTCCGTTTGAAGAGAGGATCAAGGATGTGGACGTGGTTTTCGATACGGTCGGAGGAGAGACGCAGGAACGTTCGTGGAAAGTTTTGCGACCGGGAGGAATTCTTGTTTCCATTTTGAGTCCTCCGCAAGCTCCTTCGGACACACGGAGACTGCGGGGAGCTTATGTCTTTGTCGAGCCCAATGCTGAGGAGCTTGCCCAAATTGCCGAGCTGGTGGACCAGGGAAAGTTACGACCCTATGTGTCGCAAGTTTTTGGGTTATCGGAAGCGCGCAAAGCCCACGAGCTATCCCAGACCGGGCATGTGCGGGGAAAACTTGCTTTGGACGTTTCTCGATAG
- a CDS encoding GlxA family transcriptional regulator, with the protein MVELRYRWIVAIPLVSGSKPISIVGPAYLLQQMGNPMSCGPSPGSNDTPFRVFLVSADGAPAKNGSVTIQCDALIREIPAPDLIYVPAMDGDWDRVLGENRPYLDWIRECHDRGTLVATACTGAVFLAEAGLLDGRQATTHWRFATFLASRYPKVRWQISRMVVEDGKVITAGGATAYFNLMIKLAEKFLGREPALSFSRFILVDPERDSQLPYMMCSDHPAHRDRYVQRAQELLIANPAKAVILADLAKCCGVSSRTLLRRFRIALGKSPGEYLRELRIEKAKHLLEKTDQTVEEIVAEVGYDDSRSFRRLFRRYVGISPQAYRRKYGLIPAGAEFYKSRS; encoded by the coding sequence ATGGTAGAACTTCGGTACAGATGGATCGTAGCGATCCCTTTGGTTTCCGGCTCCAAACCCATCTCGATTGTGGGTCCTGCCTATCTTTTGCAGCAGATGGGCAATCCCATGTCTTGTGGACCATCCCCAGGATCGAACGACACCCCGTTCCGGGTGTTTCTAGTTTCTGCCGATGGGGCACCCGCGAAAAATGGGTCGGTTACCATCCAATGTGATGCCTTGATCCGCGAGATTCCTGCTCCTGACCTAATCTATGTTCCAGCGATGGATGGCGATTGGGATCGGGTTTTGGGGGAAAACCGTCCGTATCTGGATTGGATCCGGGAATGCCACGACCGGGGAACTCTCGTGGCAACCGCATGTACGGGCGCGGTCTTTTTAGCCGAGGCTGGGCTGTTGGATGGACGCCAGGCGACGACCCATTGGCGCTTTGCCACATTTTTGGCCTCGCGCTATCCCAAAGTGCGTTGGCAAATCTCTCGCATGGTGGTTGAGGATGGTAAAGTGATCACGGCGGGTGGAGCAACGGCGTATTTCAACTTGATGATCAAGCTTGCCGAGAAATTTTTAGGGCGAGAACCGGCTTTGTCTTTCTCCCGGTTCATTCTGGTGGATCCTGAACGTGACTCGCAGCTTCCCTACATGATGTGTTCGGACCATCCGGCACATAGGGATCGTTACGTTCAGAGGGCGCAGGAACTTTTGATCGCAAATCCGGCCAAAGCGGTGATACTAGCCGATCTAGCGAAATGTTGCGGGGTCAGTTCTCGGACGCTTCTACGGCGGTTCCGGATAGCGCTAGGGAAAAGCCCCGGGGAATATCTCCGAGAGCTGCGGATTGAAAAGGCAAAGCATCTATTGGAAAAAACGGATCAGACCGTGGAAGAGATCGTGGCTGAGGTCGGGTATGATGATTCCCGCTCGTTTCGCCGTCTTTTCCGCCGGTACGTAGGGATCTCACCGCAAGCGTACCGGCGGAAATACGGGCTCATTCCCGCCGGTGCGGAGTTTTACAAAAGCCGGTCCTAA